A section of the Aythya fuligula isolate bAytFul2 chromosome 9, bAytFul2.pri, whole genome shotgun sequence genome encodes:
- the LSG1 gene encoding large subunit GTPase 1 homolog, with translation MGRKRGAGLGRCLQRGAGRRGAASWRHASEVGDEAGPEQRSAVEQSPLEEFLATAELAGTRFVAERLNIQFVSAQSRTGLLTAQEAQHVQQLHEENRRFLRIPRRPYWDRTTSAEDLKQAERESFLEWRRQLAHLEEEKKLILTPFERNLEFWRQLWRVIERSDIVVQIVDARNPLLFRCQDLESYVKEVSSDKENMILINKADLLSEEQRAAWAQFFEKEGVKVVFWSALAECKRLSGEEKELGTEDVAEDLSDSEEESSTQEEDDTVDNSAESTSAGSALQYQVLVSDDDSSDEYEDCEDDEEDAWQTCSEDEGGGKVNGIAPKRVERTDGTAVQHAVQEQKRNIKNFSHLVQRNELLEIFKTMHNGPRVKDGEVNVGLVGYPNVGKSSTINTILGDKKVSVSATPGRTKHFQTLYVEPGLCLCDCPGLVMPSFISTKAEMICSGILPIDQMRDHVPPISLVCQHIPRNILEATYGISIIRPREDEDPDRKPTAEELLTAYGYMRGFMTAHGQPDQPRSARYVLKDYVNGKLLYCHPPPGIDPNDFQHQHKRCPDSRTVQASRQAKPEKNTKVKQIENVVDKTFFHQENVRALMKGARATMGYRPGSGLVSVPTANSGNVVGKPWKKHGNRNKKEKVRRLTKHLEA, from the exons ATGGGGAGGAAGCGGGGCGCGGGGCTCGGCCGCTGCCTGcagcggggcgcggggcgccgcggggccgcctCATGG CGGCACGCCAGCGAGGTGGGCGACGAGGCTGGCCCCGAGCAGCGGTCGGCGGTGGAGCAGAGCCCGCTGGAGGAGTTCCTGGCCACGGCCGAGCTGGCCGGCACCCGCTTCGTGGCCG AGCGGCTGAACATCCAGTTTGTGTCTGCACAGAGCCGCACCGGGCTGCTCACGGCGCAGGAGGCCCAGCACGTCCAGCAGCTGCACGAGGAGAACCGGCGGTTCCTGCGCATCCCGAGGAG GCCATATTGGGATAGGACAACCAGTGCAGAAGACTTGAAACAAGCTGAGAGGGAAAGCTTTCTTGAATGGAGGCGACAACTTGCCCA ccttgaggaagaaaaaaagttaattctaACCCCATTTGAACGGAACTTGGAGTTTTGGCGTCAACTTTGGAGAGTCATtgaaagaag cgACATTGTAGTCCAGATTGTGGATGCTCGAAACCCCCTTCTGTTTAGATGCCAAGATCTG gaaagtTATGTCAAGGAAGTCAGCAGCGACAAGGAGAACATGATCCTGATAAACAAAGCGGATTTGCTGAGTGAAGAGCAGCGGGCTGCTTGGGCACAGTTCTTTGAGAAAGAGGGCGTAAAAGTGGTGTTCTGGTCAGCTTTGGCAGAGTGCAAACGGCtatctggagaagagaag GAACTAGGTACTGAAGATGTAGCAGAGGACCTGAGTGATTCTGAGGAGGAAAGCTCCACTCAAGAAGAAGATGACACAGTAGACAACAGTGCAGAAAGCACATCCGCGGGCAGTGCTTTGCAATACCAAGTTCTGGTTAGTGATGATGACAGTAGTGACGAATATGAAGACtgtgaagatgatgaagaggaTGCCTGGCAAACCTGTTCTGAAGATGAAGGTGGGGGCAAAGTAAATGGTATTGCCCCAAAGAGAGTAGAAAGAACTGATGGTACTGCAGTGCAACATGCAGTGCAGGAGCAGAAAAGGAACATCAAGAACTTCAGCCATCTGGTACAGAGAAATGAACTgctggagatcttcaaaaccATGCACAATGGACCAAGGGTGAAGGATGGGGAAGTAAATGTTGGACTG GTGGGTTACCCTAACGTAGGCAAAAGTTCGACCATCAACACAATCCTTGGAGATAAGAAGGTGTCAGTGTCTGCTACACCAGGACGTACGAAACACTTTCAG ACCCTGTATGTGGAGCCTGGCCTGTGCCTCTGTGACTGCCCTGGTCTGGTGATGCCATCTTTCATCTCCACCAAAGCAGAGATGATTTGTTCTGGAATTCTGCCCATAGACCAGATGAGGGACCACGTCCCCCCCATTTCTTTA GTTTGCCAGCATATCCCAAGAAACATTTTGGAAGCAACCTATGGAATAAGTATCATAAGGCCAAGGGAAGATGAGGATCCAGATCGAAAGCCAACAGCTGAAGAGCTGCTAACAGCATACGGAT ATATGAGAGGCTTTATGACAGCCCATGGACAGCCAGACCAGCCAAGATCGGCTAGATACGTGTTAAAAGACTACGTCAAT GGGAAGCTGTTATATTGCCATCCACCTCCTGGCATTGACCCAAACGATTTTCAGCACCAGCATAAAAGATGCCCAGACAGCAGAACTGTCCAGGCCAGCAGACAGGCGAAGCCTGAGAAGAATaccaaagtaaaacaaattgaaaatgtggtggacaaaacatttttccaccAG GAGAATGTTCGTGCCCTGATGAAAGGAGCCCGGGCTACAATGGGGTACCGGCCTGGCAGTGGCCTTGTGTCTGTGCCTACAGCCAATTCTGGGAATGTGGTGGGAAAGCCCTGGAAAAAACACGGGAACAGGAACAAGAAGGAGAAAGTTCGCAGGCTCACTAAGCATCTAGAGGCTTAG
- the FAM43A gene encoding protein FAM43A produces MLPWKRSKVELGAGEARRQGKAKGYAVSVHYSALTSLARACPESALHRVGSMFRSKRRKFRVTSEDPTYTVLYLGNATTIQSKGEGCTDLAVCKIWSKSEAGRQGTKMKLTISAQGIRMAHAEDKGLRRPGHLYLLHRVTYCVADPRLPRVFAWIYRHELKHKAVMLRCHAVLVSKPEKAKAMALLLYQTSATALAEFRRLKKRDDARHQQQQLVGEQSIPLVPLRKLLNGQCCYKPPVERSRSAPKLGSITEDLLGEEQEERAMHCEDCEDILEALGEPEGELLRSGAGRGEAPELGQLLRDLGELSLGNDLRSLRADLRVRRLLSGESTGSESSLESNGPDGATPACNGAEQPPPGDPETG; encoded by the coding sequence ATGCTGCCCTGGAAGCGGAGCAAGGTGGAGCTGGGCGCCGGCGAGGCGAGGCGGCAGGGCAAGGCCAAGGGCTACGCGGTGAGCGTGCACTACTCGGCGCTCACCTCGCTGGCTCGAGCGTGCCCCGAGAGCGCCCTGCACCGCGTGGGCAGCATGTTCCGCTCCAAGCGGCGGAAATTCCGCGTGACCAGCGAGGATCCCACGTACACCGTGCTCTACCTGGGCAACGCCACCACCATCCAGTCCAAGGGCGAGGGCTGCACCGACCTGGCCGTCTGCAAGATCTGGAGCAAGAGCGAGGCCGGCCGGCAGGGCACCAAGATGAAGCTGACCATCAGCGCGCAGGGCATCCGCATGGCCCACGCCGAGGACAAGGGGCTGCGGCGGCCCGGCCACCTCTACCTGCTGCACCGCGTCACCTACTGCGTGGCCGACCCGCGCCTGCCCCGCGTCTTCGCCTGGATCTACCGCCACGAGCTGAAGCACAAGGCGGTGATGCTGCGCTGCCACGCCGTGCTGGTCTCCAAGCCCGAGAAGGCGAAGGCCATGGCCCTGCTGCTCTACCAGACCTCGGCCACGGCGCTGGCCGAGTTCCGGCGCCTGAAGAAGCGGGACGACGCgcggcaccagcagcagcagctggtgggcGAGCAGAGCATCCCGCTGGTGCCGCTGCGCAAGCTGCTCAACGGGCAGTGCTGCTACAAGCCGCCGGTGGAGCGGAGCCGCAGCGCGCCCAAGCTGGGCTCCATCACCGAGGACCTGCTGGgcgaggagcaggaggagcggGCCATGCACTGCGAGGACTGCGAGGACATCCTGGAGGCGCTGGGCGAGCCCGAGGGCGAGCTGCTGCGCTCCGGCGCCGGCCGCGGCGAGGCTCCGGAGCTGGGCCAGCTCCTGCGCGACCTGGGCGAGCTCAGCCTGGGCAACGACCTGCGCTCGCTGCGCGCCGACCTCCGCGTCCGGCGGCTGCTCTCCGGGGAGAGCACGGGCAGCGAGTCCTCCCTGGAGAGCAACGGCCCCGACGGCGCCACCCCGGCCTGCAACGGCGCCGAGCAGCCGCCCCCCGGCGACCCGGAGACCGGCTGA